One Candidatus Symbiobacter mobilis CR genomic window, TGACGATCCCCGTCATCGCTTCGGGCGGACTGTCTTCGATGGCGGACATCGAAGCCTTGTGCGCAGTCGAAGACGAAGGCATCGAAGGGGTGATTTGCGGGCGTGCCATCTACGACGGCACGCTCGACTTCGCAACAGCCTTGGCCCGCGCCAAAGAGCTGAACGGTTGAGGCTCCAGGCTCCGTGCTCGCCAAGCGCATCATTCCCTGCCTGGACGTCACGCAAGGCCGTGTGGTCAAGGGGGTCAATTTCGTATCCTTGCGCGACGCTGGCGATCCCGTTGAAATTGCCGCCCGCTACAACGACCAAGGCGCTGACGAGCTGACCTTTCTCGACATCACCGCGACCAGCGACGGGCGCGATGTGATTCTGCACATCATCGAAGCCGTCGCGGCCCAGGTATTCATTCCGCTGACCGTCGGCGGCGGAGTGAGAACGGTCGACGACGTGCGCAGGTTGCTCAACGCAGGCGCGGACAAGATCAGCGTCAACTCCGCTGCCATCGCCCATCCCCAGCTCGTTGCCGATGCCTCGCGCAAATACGGCGCGCAATGCATCGTCGTCGCCATCGACGCACGCCGACGCAATGCCTCGGACGAACGCGCCGGATGGGAGGTCTATAGCCACGGCGGCCGCCGCAATACCAGGCTCGATGCCATCGAATGGGCGCAGCGCATGGCACAGGCTGGCGCGGGGGAAATTTTGCTCACCAGCATGGATCGCGACGGCACGCGCAATGGCTTCGACCTACCCTTGACCCGCGCCATCAGCGACGCCGTGGGCATCCCCGTGATCGCCTCGGGTGGAGTGGGAACGCTCGACCACCTCTGCGAGGGTGTCGAAGTCGGCGGGGCAGACGCCGTGCTGGCTGCGAGCATCTTCCACTACGGCGAATTCACCATCGCGCAAGCCAAAGCCCGTATGGCAGAACGCGGGATTCTGGTTCGATCATGACCCATCCCGCATTCCCCTCCGACGTGCTGGACGCCATCCACTGGGACGCCAACGGCCTCGTCCCCGTCGTCGTGCAGGAACGAGACACAGCCGATGTGCTGATGGTCGCGTGGATGGATTGCCATGCGCTGGAAGAGACCATCCGCTCCGGGAACGCCTGCTACTACAGCCGTTCCCGCCAACGCCTATGGCGCAAGGGGGAAGAATCCGGCCACGTGCAGCGGGTACACCGCATTGCCATCGACTGCGATGCGGACGTCCTGCTGTTGACCGTCACCCAACTCGGGCACACGCCGTCGATTGCGTGCCATACCGGCCACCATAGCTGCTTCTACCGTGTGCTCGAAGACGGTGCATGGACGGAATCTGCTCCCGTGCTGAAGCACCCCGACGCCATCTACCGCTCCCCCGCATGACATCCTCCCCCACAGACCCCTTGCTGGCGTTGATGCGCGTGATCGAATCCCGCCTGCCCGACCGGGGCGGCGATCCGCAGTCGAGCTACGTTGCAAGGCTGCTGCACCGGGGCCCGGACGCCTTTCTCAAAAAAATCGGCGAAGAGGCTGCCGAGGTCGTCATGGCAGCCAAGGACGCCGAACACGGCGCAGACCGTAACCGCATCGTCTGCGAGGTGGCCGACCTCTGGTTCCACTGCATGGTCGCCCTCGCGCACTTTGGCCTCTCGACCGACGACGTGCTGGCCGAATTGGAGCGCCGCGCAGGTACAAGCGGACTCGAAGAAAAAGCCCGCCGATCTGCTCCCCCCATCGTGCCTACGATCACCGACTCCACACCATGAATGAAGACTTCCAACAGCCCTCTGCGGCCGCGATAGCCGCCGAATTGCGTCGGCTCGATGCGCTCAATACCATCGGGACCATCAGCTATGTGCTGCACTTGATCGTCGCGGTGGGGGCCGTCATCCCCGGGGGGCAATGGGGCCCCGTTCTGCTCATCGTCGCGCTCGTGCTGGATTTGGCCAAGCGTGACGACGCCGAGGGAACTTGGCATGCCTCGCACTTTCGCTGGCGATTGCGCACGGTGCTATTCGCTGGACTGTGGTACATGCTGACCGCGCCGTTGTGGCTGCTGTTCCTCGCTCCCGGGTGGATCGCGTGGGTCATGGTGTCCCTATGGTTCCTGTACCGCATCGTGTACGGGTTCGTCTGGATGAACCGGGGTCAGGCTATGCCGATGCCCTGATGCCCAGGAATTCCATGGCCTTGTTGGGATCACCATTGTTCCCATACAACAGCGCAATACAACAGCGCAGCGTATCCATAGGGGTGTAGGAGCGACGGAAGTCGCGATCAGCGCCCCATGTGCAAGCTCGTTGCACAATGAATCATCGTCATCGCGACTTCCGTCGCTCCCACAAAATCAGCGCTCCACCGAGTTTTTGCCATGCCTTCCTCCGACCAGCAACCCGAACTGCCCACCTGCCTGTTCTGCAAGATCGTCGCCGGGGTGATCCCTTCGCACAAGGTGTACGAGGACGAATGGTTCTATGCCTTTCACGACATCCACCCTGCTGCGCCCATCCATTTCCTCATCGTCCCCAAGCTCCACATTCCATCGATGGCGCACCTCACCGAAGAACACACTGCGCTGATGGGGCAGATGATGACGCTGGCCCCCCGGCTGGCGCTCGAACAAGGCTGCCGCCCCTACCCCGAAGGGGGGTTCCGCATCGTCTGCAACACAGGTACCGAGGGTGGACAGGAAGTGCATCACCTACACATGCATGTCATGGGCGGGCCTCGCCCCTGGGCACGAAAGCAATAGCGTTGCAGGAGCGACGAAAGTCGCAATCGGCCGTAGCCGTGGCCATACTCCTTCCCCAAGTCGTGGTGACTGTCCAGCACCCCGCTTGCCTTTGTCTCTTTGCCTTCGTCTTTTGATCTTGGTGTTGTCTTACTCTCGGAGCTAACCATGGGTTCGTTTTCCATTTGGCATTGGTTGGTCGTTCTGCTTGTCGTCGTCATGGTCTTCGGAACCAGAAAACTCAAGGA contains:
- a CDS encoding histidine triad nucleotide-binding protein: MPSSDQQPELPTCLFCKIVAGVIPSHKVYEDEWFYAFHDIHPAAPIHFLIVPKLHIPSMAHLTEEHTALMGQMMTLAPRLALEQGCRPYPEGGFRIVCNTGTEGGQEVHHLHMHVMGGPRPWARKQ
- a CDS encoding DUF4870 family protein, producing the protein MNEDFQQPSAAAIAAELRRLDALNTIGTISYVLHLIVAVGAVIPGGQWGPVLLIVALVLDLAKRDDAEGTWHASHFRWRLRTVLFAGLWYMLTAPLWLLFLAPGWIAWVMVSLWFLYRIVYGFVWMNRGQAMPMP
- a CDS encoding phosphoribosyl-ATP diphosphatase, with product MTSSPTDPLLALMRVIESRLPDRGGDPQSSYVARLLHRGPDAFLKKIGEEAAEVVMAAKDAEHGADRNRIVCEVADLWFHCMVALAHFGLSTDDVLAELERRAGTSGLEEKARRSAPPIVPTITDSTP
- the hisF gene encoding imidazole glycerol phosphate synthase subunit HisF yields the protein MLAKRIIPCLDVTQGRVVKGVNFVSLRDAGDPVEIAARYNDQGADELTFLDITATSDGRDVILHIIEAVAAQVFIPLTVGGGVRTVDDVRRLLNAGADKISVNSAAIAHPQLVADASRKYGAQCIVVAIDARRRNASDERAGWEVYSHGGRRNTRLDAIEWAQRMAQAGAGEILLTSMDRDGTRNGFDLPLTRAISDAVGIPVIASGGVGTLDHLCEGVEVGGADAVLAASIFHYGEFTIAQAKARMAERGILVRS
- the hisI gene encoding phosphoribosyl-AMP cyclohydrolase, producing the protein MTHPAFPSDVLDAIHWDANGLVPVVVQERDTADVLMVAWMDCHALEETIRSGNACYYSRSRQRLWRKGEESGHVQRVHRIAIDCDADVLLLTVTQLGHTPSIACHTGHHSCFYRVLEDGAWTESAPVLKHPDAIYRSPA